TCCAAATCTCCTGATTTGCTGAGATATGCAGCAATCAAAAAAAACTGTTGAGAAGAAAACACTTTCTTCTATTTGACCCTTTACACGCACATGtaagtttgcatattctccaaactgttctctatacattccctaagaagctgacaaggagaatttgtttaccaatcaagagcttctttacttggtgatcatttttcttattctcctgaccttattgtgtgatttaagggtgataaggtaaagagaaattagatgcttgtcattcttaggagtcaaaaggttaaatgaAAAGAGATCAGTAACAAACCTATAACAAAGGAATTGTGTTTAATCTGAGACTGACTCTTTCCATCAAATCACCGAACAGCCAACCTACTATCAGCAATACCTGCAGTGCTTTCTCTTGGTCTCCCTGTTCTTCATACATCATTCCTAAGGTCTGGAAAGGTTCTGAACACTTTGGAACTGAAAATTGTTATTCAGATCAAAatattaacatgaaaaaaaaaaggttgcatCAATTACAGTGCAGCTACAtattaatgaaatgaaatagTACATAGGTGTGCATAACAGTGATAAAAGGTCTCCTTCAATGGCGTTCTTAAGGATGAAGCCCACATATGTGTTGTAGGAACCTGCAAGGAATGGCTGTGAAGGAACCCAAAAGATAAACTCTTAGCAGTCATAAAGGTGAAGCTTTATCAAAGTCAATTTTTTGGACATATCATCAAAGCTTTGCACATCTAAAgagaagtattttaaaaataccaaaataaagaaactttagatcaatatcagtatctgggcaactgcccacctacccctccctaactcaacaacagtcaattgataacaagttagagttaatgttgggttaggggaggggtagatgggcagttgcccaggtactgatattgatccaaaactTTTAAGCTCCACAATTATTACACACCTGTacttagccctttacaccctaacatcagtatacatattctccctactaatctctatatatttcctagggtgctgacaacGAGACTTTGTTTATTCAGtcgagcttctttagttggtgataatttcctttattcttgtgaccttagtgCTTGATTAAGGGatgatactgttaggagaaattagatgctcgtcactctCTCAAGGGTTTATGTTTGCAATTTATAATTTATTGAGTACCTTGTCGAATAAGCTCCATACAGATTCCTTTAGCTTTCTCAATTTCTCCTCTAGCCCACAGAATATTAGCTTGACCCatggttttctttaattttggagGTAACTCGTACAATTTACGACGTCCAGCTCTTCGCCGTTTTTGGACAGGAATCTCCTCCATGAATTCATCAACACCAGTACCACCATGTTTCTTGGCACTTTTTGCTGCAGCTCCTTGAAGCAAAAGATCTGTCATTCGAACTGATGGCTGGGATGCCGTCTGTGACTCTATATTGCATTCATTTGGATCACTATCAGGAACATGATGTGGTTCACCTGGGAGATCTGTGGTTGGTGCTTCTGTGGATCCAATTTCTGCCAATTTTGCAAACATTGGCTCTGATACAAGAACAGTGATCatatctgaaaaacaaaaccaggCATGCTGCTTTGTGTAGTATACATGAACTTCCCTCACAGCAGGTCATCACCTGACCTAAGTTTTCACAGTACATCATAGCTGTAGCCTCAAGGTAAACTTTTGCTTTCACCATTGTTTACATTTATCAAACAACTACATGTACAAGGAAGTGTGGCGTTACGAAGAAATCTTTCCCCTAACCTCTGAATAACTTCAACATTGATTCCTACTAAGACCTCTTATGACAGTAAAATACAGGGCATAAGTTgatggggggtgggggggaggggagctTGGGTGCTATGGCCCGCACTCTCCCTCACCCCACCTCACTGGGTCTATCTGCTCATGATCGCGTGGGGCATTACATCAAAGGACCGTAAAAAAGAGTGttattttcaataataaatacaaattaaaataaaataacttgcCAGTAGTTTCGCCTTTGTTTTCACTCTCCACTGCTCGTCCTTGGCTTTCTTCCTCTCGTCCGACCTCCTCGACATCTTGTAGGCCGATATCCTCTGTCTCTGCCTCGCCCGATCCACCTCCTCCTATTTCAATCCACTGCTCAAAGCTTATTTCTCCACGTACATATTTCATAAGAGCAGCAATTCGTTCGTCTTCCATTTTAGTTGGGAAGATCAGCACATATCATGCCAAATCgtctaataatttatttccttccAGTACGTCCTCCATCTTTGGCCTGGATACCAAGCTTGTCATCCGGGAGTTCGTGTGTAACGTAAAGGCCTTTGGGATAGTATGCTTCACCTGCCTCACACTCGCTTAGTTTGAACGGAAGGTTTTGTTTGGATTACTTTTGGAGTACTTGCATTTCGCTTCCAAATGACTCGAGTTTACGTCGGAAATCTGGGAAATAAGGGTTCCAGGCGAGAACTCGAACGTGAGTTTGAGAGATACGGGCCTCTTCGCGACGTATGGGTCGCTCGAAATCCTCCAGGCTTTGCTTTCATTCTGTATGAAGACTCACGGGATGCTGACGACGCGATCCGTGAAATGGATGGAAAGTTAGTATGTGGAGAACGGATTCGTGTAGAACTTGCTCGAGGTCCTAGTCGTGGCGGAAGAGCTGCTCGGCTTGGACTGACGGAGAAATGCTTTGATTGTGGAAGGGTTGGACATTACGCTCGGGTTTGTACACGTCGACCGCCCGGCGGAAGTCGAGACCGCGATCGAGAGCGGCGGCGCTCCAGATCACGCAGTCCACGGTAAGTTAATACCCACAAGAGGTTGTTCGTTCATCCATGAAGTAATCGAAATCTTGTCCATATGACCTGTATTCACGTATAAAGTGGAACTTAAGAGTAACTTCTATGCTGAAGCAAAGGCAACCATAGGCAAGCTAAGTGAgctgatttcattttcaatctttAATCGacgtacatttttttttcctccgaaAGTAGAACTGATTTCGAGAAAGTCTCAGGTCTGAAGTCTATTCTTTTCGATCAGAGTCCCTCGAAGCAACCCAAAGTTTAGTGTACCCAAAGATGTAagctttttttcattaaatcatCTGTATCACATATCAAAATATTTGTAGATAGCATGTGACAAGTTGGAAATATCTCCCACAAGACACTGTTAACTAATAATACAGAGTTTTGTTGTTTCATATATCAGGATTATGTAAATATTGCGTCAGTTGTGAAATCAACTGGCATGCGGTGTGCGTCGCCTACACCTTCAGAGGTGATTCTACCCACCCTGAGAGTGCTTCTTCTACTCTACTCTCCCCTGCGGCATCCACGAGCGTCATGCGTTCAACCATCTTCTCCGACTACAAGCTTTATGCTTTTAGCCTCTACCCA
This is a stretch of genomic DNA from Pocillopora verrucosa isolate sample1 chromosome 12, ASM3666991v2, whole genome shotgun sequence. It encodes these proteins:
- the LOC131777981 gene encoding serine/arginine-rich splicing factor 3-like, whose amino-acid sequence is MTRVYVGNLGNKGSRRELEREFERYGPLRDVWVARNPPGFAFILYEDSRDADDAIREMDGKLVCGERIRVELARGPSRGGRAARLGLTEKCFDCGRVGHYARVCTRRPPGGSRDRDRERRRSRSRSPRSRSRSRSPKRRRSHSRSQSPRRRRSASNEDRKSKSHSKSHSKSRSRSQSEEKITRERSASPGPDRKQEQEKEDYKRREETGRQAEEDRPRAEEEREQKSRSASPRPNDTDSHFNDDNVE